The genomic region TTTTCTGATCTCAAACCAGGATTCTTAAGCACTCCCTGCATTAGAACACACCGAGTCTCACTTCATCTTTTTCACCAGAGCAAGAATTCCTAACTGCTGACTTAAAACGtacaatatgtaaaattttaataaatcccACATTTCCACTAGATAAGAGGTTTCTTCAGATACATTAGGTTTCAAGAGACCACTCATACAGGTCCTCAATTGTTGCCAGCTCCCACCAGAAAAGGAAAGCCTTACAAATTTTCAATGGAAGCTCAAGTTTCCGTAAGCTCTTAAATGGGAGGACAGAGGGttcagaaaaagacagaaaaggcagAAGGGCAAAAACCAGCAATTATCTATAGGCAAAAACGACTGCTCAGAGGAGAGAAGGAACAAGACTGCCCTAAAACAAAACACTGGGAAAAGCAATAGACTATCAACAAACTTTCTTTTTAGATCCTTATACAGGTAACTTCAAACCTTACACAGTTGCTACTTCTTCAACTaactaccactagcaccactctCACCCATAAAGCAGCTAGTGTAGCTAGATGCTTTAACTGCACAGACTACTTGGAATCCTTGGGTGTTAGCTGACATACAAACACAAAACATCACTATGAAGTTATGAAGCACTCATGGGCCCTCATTAGCCAAACAGCTCACAGAGGCACTATAAAAGCCTGTGCTCCAAACACAGGCCTGGGAGCCAGGCCAGACATGTTCCAAAGCTCACTTCACTGCTGCACACCGTAGTGCCTTGATTTCCCTACTTGTGAAACAAGGACAGTCCTGAGAGAATTGAGAATGGTTTATAAAGTGCTAAGAAAATGACACCAATATTAAAGGCTTCGACCAAATCGTATGTGAAATGACGTACAAACAACTGAAAGCTAAGAGACTCAATTACAAATCTACACCCTTACTGGAGAAGGAATTAGGATGTGGAaggatttgtttttaattctaagAGATGGTCCATGTAGGAGTCTCTTACAGATTCCATGCATGTTTTTCAGCTACAATTCAGTCTTAAACTGTGGCACATGTTCAAGGCTATCTTACCCTGGTAATTCTGTTCAGTCTTTTATGCTCTTCTCTTTAACTTTCAAGCCTTTATTTCTGGAACACTGCTAAAATTCTTGAAATATCAGTATTTCTCTAGCTGCTGTCTTGGGACTAAGCTAGGGATCAATAAAACCAAGGAGGCCTGTGACTGCACTTAAGACAGAGGACAGGAACACATATATGGAGAGAAACTGTAACCAAGGACTGTAACAGTGAAAAGAATTCTGTATTTTACACTTATCAGAACAAAAATGTGTACCCCCTCATCAAAACTCACTTTACATAGTTGGCTTACATTTTACCTGTGACTTCCTGTATACAAACATATCACCACACAATCAAGTTGAGAGAGATATATGTATCTCCCAATTTGAGAAGCCTGCTAATATGTAGAGAGCCTTTCCCTTCCAGTGAAGCAGAGGATGAACTCTCATTCCCAGCGACCCCTCAACTGGCAGATTATTAAAGACAGGTTGTGATCAAAACAAAGGTATAAGGGGCACTGAGACCGTAAGAGACTGAGGGAACCCAATCACCCATCCCCTCAGGTTCCAATGAACTGAATCAGGCAAACAAAAAATACAGAGTCACATGGAGCTGTGGCCACTCATGCTGGGCAAAACACGGGTGGCTGCTCTTATAAAGTGTCTCAGCAATCAAGGTGGAAGGTGCCAATGTATAAACAAGAAACAGCCTCTACATTCAAAATATCAATTCACTTAATTAGTGTGGGGTTTGGCTCATACCAGTTTCAAACACCAAGTTTCCAAACCAACAACATAAAATGTGTAACTAACAGAGATGCACATCAGCAAAATCTGGCATTTGCTCCAGACTTAACACCACAAGTTCTTATAGAACTAGGGGAGGAAAACCTTTCTAAGTTTACGTGATGCTAGCAACACATCAAGGTCTGTGAATTTAACTATAACTAATACATAGTAACATTTCTCTTAAATGTTCATGCCTCTtaggcaaataaatgaaaattacacTCTCATGGAAAATATTTCACCTTCTGGACGATATAACAGACttgatgacattttttaaaagtgaaagtcctTTGGAAGCCTAGGTTGAACAAGTAGTTTATTACACAACAGTGCTTGGGCACCTTGATGTAAGCTATGAATTAGGTTCTAatcttacaaaatttttttttttgtattttcacattaaaaaaaaatgtttatctaaagttcaaacagattaaaaaaacaaaaaacaaaaaaaaaccctgaccatttaattgatttttttccccatgcacTTAAATGTATTGTTTTTTAAACTACTTCTGATATTTGGaccttttatttgtatttcatttcaaCACTAAAAAACtatcatgtgtgtatatatgtatctccACCCATTATTAAGAAAACCAATCTGCCAAGGTCTATGACAACTTATGCAaggttctcaaaagaaaaaatattactttaagAATAAATTCTCaagttttcctttaattttttccctACCCAAGGAGGGATCCCTACTTGCTCCTTTATAACAGAACAGTCCTATCTTCCTTATTAAACTGTATTTTTCACAATTAAATGTGCAGTCAGAATGTGTATATTACCCACCAGATTGCTACTTAAAATTTCATAATACTAAAAagtacttttaatattttctaaaacttaCCAGTAGTTACACTTCAATATATAATGCACCTAATATAATTATAGTTCTAGCaagcaaattaaataataaagacaTGTAGGAGTGTATGTCactaataaaaatcaaaagcCATTTTTATTTGATAAAGCCTATTGATTATTTGCAAACAAGTACACATCCATGGAAAGGTTTGTTCTGATCAGAGAATGTTTCAGGTTTTTAGAAGCTTAGCAACTCTTGAGACTGGGTCatcaaaataacaataatctaGAATGTACTTGACATTTAGTCTATTCAACATGgtgacatttttaatataaataacattatAACTTTCCCTGCACTCCGGTTTAAGGGAAAAAAGTCAAACTGAAGTAAAACAAATTCATAATGGGTATGTTTAAAACCAATGACTTTCAGAATAAGCAGGACCAAGCATCTTTAGAGATTCACAGTCCAACTTCCTCTATTTCCTACATAGAGACTATAAGAACCAAAAACCAAAGATTTAGTTAGTTCAAAGTATAGCGGTCTCTAGTAAGGCAATGTTACTAGGAAATTTTCAAAAAGGGCCAACGACAAAGAAGTATCTACTTAAAGTTCAATTAAATAGAATACCCATTCCCCACCCTCTAGTTAATTGAGGCTTTTTAATAAACCCTCACAGTTTACCTAAATTTCAGCCCTTCAAGGCCAActgtttcacctttttttttgaaCGCCAAAATCAGGAAACCTTTGAAATTGcagaatttatgctttttaagAGCTCACAGCAAGTTTTCCTGTAGGGGGAAAATGGCTATTACCACTAAGGACATCAGTTAACATTGTATCTTATGTGTAATTTACTAAATCAAACAAAAACACCTTCACAAACTTCGCCTCCAACATAACCCTCAAAGAACTTTATTCAAATTAGTCATTTAAAAAGTTGTACAACTCTATATCAAACACAAATTCAGATAAAAATTTTATCTACTTAACAAATActaaacagtatttaaaaattacaagtaATACCCATTTAGATTATATATCTGATTTCTTCTAATTACTAAACAAATTGTAAAAGCAGTTATAGTTAAGTCTCTAATGGAATACCTGAACCAAGTTGCCTCCTTTTCACTCACCAAAATGTTACTTGGTAGCAAATGTCCAATGCAAATTCTCCCTTAAGCATCAACTGGTTAACTATGTTTCAAAGACTACaacatttattttcccaaagATTTATCTTGGTGAATCTTTATAAAATACATGCATCAAGGTCTTAAAAGTACCCCTGAGTGTCAATAAACATTGTCAATCTTTGGTAGCAAGTACATGTTCATGGAAAGGCCTGTTCTGATCAGAGAATCTTTATGGTTTCTAAAAGCTTAGCAACTCTTGAGACTGGTTCATCAAAATAACAGTAATCAAATACTTAAGGTATTTCATACACACAGAGTGCAGAATGCAAATCATTAAAACAATATTagcaactttaaaattttctcttaaacAAGCCACAAGTTATTTCTCTGTTCAGAACCCACAGCAGCAACCAGCTCTAACCAGTTCCTTGAGGAATGTGGCTAGGCTGAAATTTTGGAAGTGTTGGTTTTGGTGGTGACCAAAGAGGAAGAAATCTCTGGCTTCCCTGTTGCTGCAGTTCCCACCCTCCAAAATGAATATACCCACCGGTGTGAATTGACAATGTGGTCCAAAGAGCAAGGCAGGAACGGAGTCCAGATCCTCAAAATGGTAGTACAGGGcataaccactaggccacctatCAGTTCAGTACAAAAAGTACAACCCTGTGCATCATGGTGCAAAAGCTGGGGCCTAGGTTTCGCATTGTGCATCTCACACCTATGGAAATAACAAGAGGAGTAAAATCTACAGAAATCAACTCACCCTAAGAAGGTGGGTGCTCACTGAAGACTAGTGTCAATGCTTTTGCAAAGGTGGTTGGCTACTGGGGTAACGAATGGCAATTTCAAGTCCAAGGTTGGAAAGAAGCGAAAGTTTACAATCAACTCTGTTGAGTTTAACAGCGGAGAACTCAACATGGTCTTGATGTTTACCAACAAGGCTTTGCAAATCATGACACCCATCTACACGCTTATGAAAATTACTCCCCCACTAAAATCTAACATCCCTCAAGGATTTTGAACTCTCAAAGAGTTGAAAAGACATGGGGCCAtgaagaaggaatgaaatcaACAATACTCCCCCAAACCTGCTACTCTCAGGTTTTGAATTTTTCCCTTTACCATCTGACCTTGGAAAGATATGGTGACACATTCAAAGCTTAAGGCGGAAGAATTCCAGAGAAGGGGGAATCTGTGTATCAAGGATGTGCCAAGGTGATTCGTCAAGAACAAATGTGGATTGCTTAAGGGTCAACACTTTgaaaaagtcaaaagagaaaacttCTAAAGTGCAGGGTggattctttaaaagaaataaaatcactgcTCTTGACTCACTTGATCCTTCACCATGTTGCTGTCAGCTCACCAACTAAGAGTGTCAGAGTGTCTTGCTGGGTCCATTTTCCCATGGTCTGTAGAAGGCGCTGTGAAGCACATCCTGTTCTAGCTCTGGGGCCCTTCCCCCCTCTGCAGCCTTACCCAGTGCAGGGAATGCGCCCCCTACTGACTCCAACACTCATCGCCTTTAGCCGACTTGGCTGCGGTGCATTTTGGGTGGGGGCTGGTATTTTCTTCATGGCCATAAACCAGAAGCAACAATGCAGATTTATAAAGAAACTCTATCAAGCTACCCAGgagatttttcccccctttcattCTGAAGGTTCAAGACACTGGCACAAGAAGCATCAGGGAAAGGGCTTGGGTCTGTGGGGATGGACAGCATTAAAATGGCAAACACAGGAAACAGTTTGGTTCTTTTTCCCTCCTAAGCCTTTGTCTGAGAAATGGGGTTATGGCAAGAACTGTCCAGAGGAACGGGGGAATGCAAGAACGTCAAGACGACTtagtgtggtatgtgtgtggctgaaaagaatattagGTCTTAGCGCTTGGACTTgggcagaagaggaagagaggtaATCGCGCCTTTTCCAGCAGACAGGCATCCagatttgggggggaggggagggcagggaggcagtCCAGAGGAAGAGAAGATGTGAATAAATGGGTGCTCAAAGAACTACTCCCCATTCATtgcactaaaaaaacaaaaaacccaaaccaaactcgcagctttctggatttccatCTTTTACCATCTTATTGCAAAGTTGGGGCTGAGAATGCTCGCAAGAGGTGGTGCTGACCAGGCAGTTGCGATTGAGAAAAGGGGGTGGTGGAGGACTCCGTGGTCAGGATAGAAGGGAGCTGGCGTGTTGGGGAGGAAGGACCGCGCAGGGGAGGCAAAGACTTTCACTTCGTGCCCTGCAtgctccccgccccccaacctgtccccctcccccagctaaAGGTGGGGAGACCCGGCAGAAAGCTCGTCCCAGGGACTGGGGTTATGCGTGGGGGGCTCgtttggggcggggggcgggagaGAGGGATTGGTTCCAAGGATGGGAGCAGCTCGGTTCTcgctgggggcggggtggagggaGATGCCACTAGCGGCAAAAGCTCTGGCGGCCGGGGCGGCTGCCGGCCTCCGCGGGCTCGCGGGGCGGGGAAGGGGGGGTCGGGCTGCAGGAGGAGGCGCCCGGACCCCGGAGCAGAGCCCGGGTAGCGGTCCGCGCCGGGGCGGGCGCTCCGTCGGCACCGGAGTGCGCAAAGGGAGCGCGTGCGGTCCCAACAACAATGCGCCCGCGGGGCCGGCGGGCGGGAGCCGCGCGGGCCGAGGGTCGGGAGCCGGGGCGGCCGCGGGTCCGCGCGCGGCGGCCGCCGGGCTTACCTTGACTCGGCCTCGAGGCGCGCGCGGGGCCGGCGTGCTCGGgggccgggcggcggcggcggcggcgggcggatGGCGGCGGCACGGCGCTGGCGGCGGCGAGGGCGCGCCCGGGGCCTCGTCGCGCTCCGGCTCGGCGGCCTCGGCGGGCTCCGGCTCGCGCCGCGGCCGCGGCTGCTGCCGGGGGGCGCGGCGGGCGCAGCAgagcggcgggcggcggcggcggcgcgagcGGATCCCTCCAGTCCccgcgcgggcggcggcggcggcagcgtcGTCGAGCGGTGCAGACAAAGGAGGGGCGGAGGGAGGAGACGGAGGGTGTGGGAGAGGCGGCTTCACCGGCGCGGgcaggcgggcggcggcggcggccgcgctCCTCTCGCTTCTCAGCAGCGGGGACCGAGAGAGGGAGCTGTGTCTGAGGAGACGCCAAAATCCCCCTTAGCGCTGCCtgcgggagggggagggggcacaagatggcggcggccgggggggggggggcgggagttCAGTTCATGGATCCCGGCGGGCGGCGGAGGGGAGACCGGGccggcggaggcggcggcggcaacgggcgggggagggggctgaTCCCGCGTCTCCCCTCGGCAGACAATACAAGCGCCTCGGAGCGACTCCCCGAACCTGCCCTAGCCAAAATGGCGGCCGAGAAAGAGCGGAAGTGACGTAAGTACCTCATTAGCATAAGAGGACTCATTGTCCAGCTAAGTAGGGGGGGCAGTGGGGGCCAGTACCCCTTCCCCCCATGCCCCCCAAAgacaactctcacttccatatgtGCTTGCACGTAACTTTTTCTGAGGGAGGGTGGCATCAGCACCCCTATCCCCGCCTAAGGGAAATTATATAATCCCCACTGAGGGGGAGCTCTCGCGAGAGCCAAAAGGATTTACCATTGACCCACTAGGAGGCGCCGCGGATAATGGCCGCAGTGCGCTTCCATGGCCCTTGTGCACGGCGGGCGCCTTCCTCTGGTCACAGCGCCGACGGCGGAGGCACAAGCAGCGGGCCGCAGCACGCCCTGCACTCAGTCAGGTGGCCGAGCTGGGGATCCCTGCGCGGGCCCGGCTGGGCCCGGACTACATCTGGCGGGAGGGGCTTGTGGGCAGCCCCGCGGCTCCACGTGCTGGGAAGCCCGCGCTCCTGGGCTTGGCAGAAGGAAGCCCAGGACACCTGGCCTGCCATGCCCGACACTTCCTGCCTTAGAGGAGGCGTGAGGGCCTCGTGCTTCACACACCGACCTGAGATGCAACCCAACTCATGGGTGCTTGACCCCTTGCCGGTGGGGTGGGCTATTCAGTGGACAGGCCTGCGTTTTACAGAAGGCCGGCTGTTGCCTGGGGACAGGGCGTTCTTCCAAATCAGTGACAGGCGCTTCTCTTTGGCCTGAAGAAAACAAATGGGGTCCCTAGTTTTTTGAGGCCATTGGACTAGTGAGCCCAAGGATGAGAAATGATGTTGCCAGTGGGCCTCCACAAGATCCTTGAAAAAACCAGACTAGTCCCAAAGACAGTCCCTGTAAGTGCTCCCACAATTTGGATAGCACAGGACGTAATTAATGGAGGCCTCTGAAGCGTTAGGCCAACCCCAGCCAACACATCGTCTCAACATTCTTGAGCCCATCTTTTATAGTTGAGTGCCTATGAGTGTCTATCATCGGCTAAACATACTAAACAATAATGTCTATTGTTGAGGAATTAACCAAACCCGTTAAGATGTGCTCTGTACATCTTATTTTGCTGTTTCTCTAAATTTCAAATTAAGTTTCAAACAATAGGTAACATCCCCAAAGAAGCTGACCTAATTGAAAACAGTACAAATTATGGTTACATAGACCTTACTGTCTAAGGCTTCAGTTAGCAGGTTTAACAAGCTGTTTCATCCAACTATTCCATTCATTTCtgaaattgtgataaaatatatctttaaaagccAAATCAGTACTTCAAGGGAAAACAATAGCTGGAAAAAGTTCTATTAAaaaccggggggggggggggggcactgaaAACAGTTTGATTTTAGAGACAAAGATGAGGAATCTAATTACATGTTGGCAGAAGACACTAGCAACAACTaatatgaaataaacaaaataattttgttttttttagatacCATACTTAGATTCATACACAGATAATACCAATACAAATGGAGAACATCTGGATTTCATCCTTGGCCCCATTTACAAAGTAAAAAGGGATGCTGGATTCACATGCAAATGTTTAAAAAGATTTTAGTGTTTAAGTCACCAGATTTACTACAAAAATGCATCTAAATAGTCCAGATTCTTTTCTAATAACTTCCAAATGGTGAGTTTTCACTGCCCAAATACTTTACAGTAAATTCCAACAGTGATAACTGTTGTAATGATTGTAGGAATAAGAATCAAAAGACTAAAAAAGGCAAAAGGTAACCTAACCTACTCCAGTGACATCTAAGAAGGCAATACTTCAGTAGTGAGTTCTCTGAGGTGGTTATTTAATCTCTGCTCCACATAGCTGACAAGAAAGATTTAACTTTCggtttagaagaaaaagaaaacatacaaaaaattaCTTCTATTATGTTAGCTTAAAACTAATTTTACATCAGTGATGATAAATTTTCTAGTTATCAGTGATGAGAAGTCATTTCCCCAAGGAGAGGGGCCCATGGTGGGCCAGCTATTCAGCTCTGCACAAAGGGAAGCACACCACTGCTGGCCCTACTAGAACACGCCCTCTGATTCGACTACGGGGATAGGTGGTGTCCAAAATGACACCAAAGGTTGTACACTCTGGTATTCATTTCTGGTAAGATCTGTTAGGAATGCAAATGGAAAACTcagattttaaattgctttagCAGTCAAATTAAACTAGGAAAAAACACTGTCCGCTAgatatgtttatttcatttagagGTGCCTCTCCCTTTTACTTGTAGTAAATGAAAAGTCAACTTGATTTTAAGCTTATTTGCTCAAAGTATGTTTcactcaaaaattttaaagatactaCATGATCTAAAAACTATGTTATAATTGGAAATTGATCTTATTTGCAATACCTACTTAAAATGGGTAAAGAGTAATCTGTGCTGGCTTTACTGAACAACCTTTTAACTTTCAGAACAGTTTCCTCAAAAGACAACATCTAGGGGATTCACTCATATTACTAAAGATGTATGCTTTGTTAAGGGTCCTGAAATAACATGGAAACAGattattttgagggaaaaaacagTTGTTTAAAAATTGGTGGTAATTTCCAGGTGctaattccctggcggtccagtggttaggaccgtggggctttcactgccagggactCCAGTTCAAGCCCTAGTTGGGGAAgtaggatcccacaggcctcatggcctggtcaaaaaataaaaaattatcacaGCAGCTAGATCTATGCCTTAATGTCATCAATGTTTTTCTTTACTGAAAGAAGTTTGTgcccagaagagaaaaaaaactatGCAATAAAATGTTGTTGCTTCCAATGCACGATATGTATTTTAAACAGACTCGCTCTGACACGTGAAATGCTTTTATCAAGTCAACAGTTGCAAAGACCCAAATTTAAATTGTACTCTAAATGTATTATCTGGTTTAAGAAATTTGGGGTACATTGTAAAAGAGCAAGCAGAGgtgtatatttttcagttcatacGGAAACAGTCATATATGTATTTCATGAATGTAATTAGCATTCATCTTACTTCTGACATGTATTAGGTATGAATTCAGtctttttcaatctttcccaggtaAGAAATCCTGCATTTATATACTTTAATGAAAGCAGCAGTATTTTTATGCAGAAATTCCATATACCTTTATTTATAGGTCTTAATACAGCAAAATGTAAACGAAAATTGACAACACTGctcatttttctaatttaatttgacATATAAAATGGAGTTTCTCCAGAAGATAGACTTGCCTTACCTTATGACTTATGTTCTAAgggtacattttataaaattcagcAACGAGGCTTTTTCCATGTTTAAATTGAATTGAACATGATTAAGTATAAATGAATAACTTTCTTTTATGTAGTAGCAAAAAGAGTCAGTAATCCTTTCAAGAAAGAGACTATTTCATTTCCTCCCAACTTGGATTCACCATAAACACGATCCACAAATGATATTGGAAcctagttaaaaaaatatatgttaagtGAGTCttcaaaaatatgagaaaaatatagCAGGTGTACAACAATTACTCATACAACAGAAACAAGATTGTTCCTCTGCTAGCAAGTCCTTCAAGGTAAGTGAAAATTATGGATTCTTACAGTAACCACCAGCACCTCCAAGTCTTCAAAATTAAACATAACATGCattttattatcttaaaataGGTCATATGAACCACATCTACTGTTTTGAAAGGCACTGATCCTGTATTAAGTTGGTTTACTCAAGCTTCAAGAAAAAATTATCCTCCAAAAGTAAAATGGCCTCAATTTTCTCCAGTAGTCCATCAagtttagtgttagttgctcagtcatgcctgactctttgtggccccatggattctagcccaccacgcttctctgtccatgggatttcccaggcaagcatactggagttggctgccatccccttctccaccatcAAGTTTAGCTGTCGCTATTTTAGCACGAAACTAAAAATCTTTCAACTTCCACAAAAGCAGTAGCATTCCAGTTAGCTATCTTCTTGCTCTAAATAAGAGTGTTAAACTGCTCCTCCAATTCCTGCCCTTTTCATTTACTCATAGACCATAGGCAAAAGGGATTCaccatgcattttttaaaaaaaaattaattttggccacatggcatgtgggatcttagtacccctaccagggatcaaacttgtgcatCTTGCAGTGGAAatagggagtcttagccactggaccaccagggaagtccctcaccgtTTATTTTTAAGTATGGTGGCTAATGGCCGAGACAAGGGGAAAAGCAGCAGACAGACTCATCCCATGATGCTGAGTGGTCAGAAGAAAAGGCAAGGATGAAGATACcagtcacttttatttatttaaaagggaATACTGCCTTCTGTTAAGCTTTAGATCTTGGTACGTcaaatatgttaattttaaaagaatgtgaatTTTCACTCTTTTGCATGGACAGCTGGAAGCCTTCCACATTTATTTAGTAGTTTATGAAAATTAAGCTTTTATTATAAAAAGTCTAAACCTTATGATTTCTTTATGAGGAACTGACACTATTTACATACCTCGCCAATAGTGTAATTCAGCTGTCTTGCTCGAACAATCATCTCCATCTGGAAGACGTAGCctttagaaatacattttcctATTAATTTCTGTAAAACTTCTTTTCTGTATAAcctataagaaattaaaatgtatatgaacACCTGgataaatatacatgcatcctGACTTTTCCAAAAATTCACTGGTATTTATAAAAACTTAACTTTCACTGGCCATTTGTCTACAGGAAAGTTCTCACAGTTGATGATTATGATACATTTGTCCTGAACTGGAAAGGCCataaaaatatttggtaaataattCAGGACAATTGTGAAAATGAATCCTTAGTATCTTTTAAAGAGTTATCTTCCTATCACACtattagaaattattaaaatatggtAAAGTGAATCAAGTGGAAAAAACCACCCATGGTTTGtagtttcaaaatttttcttactatttatttttaaagttgaaaaagaaaCTGTTTCAAATACTGGGACAACAGAGTTGGTAGATGATGAAGCACAATATAAACTCGATAACAAGAAAGAAGTAATTATCAGGTGATTCCTCTTAAGTATCTAGGCAGTTTCTATTTCCTGAGATCTAAATAAATTCCTGGGATAAACTAAGTCCCTCTAGGTTGAGCCTGGTTAAGTTAAAGACAGGAAGTAGGGATCACAAGACTGAGGCAATACTGGTGGGAATCTGCTATCAGTAATGAGGTCACAGTCAGACAATTAAAATGGGTGAATGCACCTCTTAACTTTAGATGGACTGCAGACCAAAGGCAAAGCTCATCAGGTTTATAAAGAAAGACAGGAGCTGGGAAGTTCTATGGGTGAACTCAATCTTGGTCTTCAGGAGCTCTGTTTTTAGAGTCACTGAGGTTAAAAAACAATTCCCCCTGAGCCTCAGTATATACAAAGGCAGCAATTTCTacctttttttcttgtagtttttcAGAAAGCTATAAGAGAAGGCATTAGGTGATGAAGTAACTAGGGGAACTAGGCCCCAAAGCAAAGTCCCCATCTCCACAACCGATGAAGCTACCCTGGGTCTTCATTCAAAATCATTATAACACATGTGGGCTTCATATATTCATTTGCCTCAAAGTGTGGAACTGAAGAATATATGTATGGATCTGTAGCTATCTCTCATACACCAAACTGCTTTCAAAACAACTTACGTTTTAATTCTAGAGAGGTTTCGTTTTCATTATCTGACCTCTAATTTGTGATGGCTCCTCTCTTCACTTCTGACTCTCTCTTACTGTCTCTGAACTGCTATCCAACAGACTTGCAGTTACAACAGAAGTACTCATTACCTTCAACAGCAGGCTCCTAACTTCTGTATTTGTGTGTTctaacaagggcttcccaggtggcgctaatgggaAAGAACTGGCTTCCCaacgcaggagatgagggttcaatccctgggtcgcgaagatctctggaagagggcatggcaaccccctccagtattcttgcctagagaaccccatgcacagaggagcctggtgggctatggcccatagggtcgcaaggagttgaacacgactgaaatgactgtgCATGCCCCACATGCATTCCATCAAAGGTCAGAAGAATCAACATTTAATGGATAGAAGCATACACAGTAATATGATGTATTAACTAATGCATGGAGTCTTGACCTTAAAGTAGATAAAGAGACATTTTAGTTTCAGAGATTAAAATCCCAAGGACCTAGCAGGAGGCTTTGCACCATTTAGACAAAAAGTTATGTTCTGAATGAGCAGTTAGTGGTTACCTCAGGCTTCTCAAGGGCTGAGTGGTGATACTATGGGCACACCAACCTGTCTTTCCTGCTCTTTAAAAAGTACAGTATTTTCCCTTAAGAAGATGCTTAGGCTTCATTAGCACCTCTAAGCAACTTCAATCTGCCATTTTTGGGGGTTCCAGAACAAAAATGGGATACAGATGAAAagagtttctttaaaataagtCATTATAAAACAGGAGATTTAGGCAAGAAACCGTAAATAGTAGAAA from Muntiacus reevesi chromosome 2, mMunRee1.1, whole genome shotgun sequence harbors:
- the LOC136157206 gene encoding uncharacterized protein codes for the protein MGAARFSLGAGWREMPLAAKALAAGAAAGLRGLAGRGRGGRAAGGGARTPEQSPGSGPRRGGRSVGTGVRKGSACGPNNNAPAGPAGGSRAGRGSGAGAAAGPRAAAAGLTLTRPRGARGAGVLGGRAAAAAAGGWRRHGAGGGEGAPGASSRSGSAASAGSGSRRGRGCCRGARRAQQSGGRRRRRERIPPVPARAAAAAASSSGADKGGAEGGDGGCGRGGFTGAGRRAAAAAALLSLLSSGDRERELCLRRRQNPP